The nucleotide window GGTAATCTCCAAATCGAATGCACGGCGACTGCGGCCGTTCAGAACGCGCCGCACCCCTCAGGGGGCGCAAAAAAACGTCTCTGCGGCTTCGTTGAGGTCAGAACGGCTAACGAGGGTGTTGTTTTAACTACGGCGGGGGCATCAGATGAGCCAGCATGGGGCTTGTGAGTTCGCTCCGGAGGACCGTCGACGGGGGGTTATCGACTGTGTGGGAGTGTCGAAACTGTGGCGAGACTCTCTCAGAGGACGCCGCCGAGTGCCCACGTTGCGGGGCGGAGGATGTCGCCCGCTACGAGATTTGATCAGCGAAGCGTTTCCTATTCGTCAGCGAGACCGATCTTGTCGAGGTACTCGAGGAACTCGTCGAACCGCTCGACGTCACTGGGCGAGTCGGTCGCGAGATGACGTGCCCACTCGATGGCCCACTGGAAGGCGGGATCCGTTCCGCCTTTCCCGTGAATGTACCACCACCGCGCCGCTTTCAGCACGACCAGCGGGTTCGTCGGCGGCTGCTCGCCGGCGAGCCCCCGGGTGATCGACTCGATTTCGTCGGGGACCGCGGTGGGATTGACGTCGCCTGATTGGTTGTTTGCGATATCGACTGGAATGTCGTCGATCGAGACACTGTTGGCGCTCTGTTGTTGACTCACTGGAAATCTCCTCTGGACGCGGACCCTCGATGAAGCCCTCGCCCTCTCTGGGGCGCGAAAAACAACTCGCGGTCTCACGAGGGAAAGGAGACGCTCTGTTCGCCAGCGACTTCTTCGAGATTGTTCCGGTGGCGATGTGCGAAGTAACAGTCGTAGCTGCAGTATCCACAGAGTGCTCCAGTGTCGTACTCGGCGACGTAGGGACCACGCTCGCTCGTCCAGACGTTCGATCCACACTCGGTACAGGCGGCGCTGTCGAGATCGCTCGGTGATGGCCCCTCGTAAGTGACGGTGAGATCGTCCTCCTGTGGCGTCGTTTCGGGCCAGACCCCGTGGTGCTTCCAGAACCCGCGAACCTGACCGAGACTGTGACGGACCGTTTTGCGAACCGTGAGGTGGTCCGCGTCGCGACCGCTGTTGTCCCATCCGCCGGCCGTCCAGAACTCCCCGAACTGCGCGCCCCGATGGAGGCCGTTCCAGTCGAGGCCGACGATATCCGCTGGCGGGTCGTCTGTGAGCGTAGGTCGAGTCAGCTGGCGGATGGCCTCGAGCTGCGTGGGTGGGCTTCCACCAAGGATGTGGACCCGTCGTCCGCGCCAGTCGGCCGGGTCGGAGAACTCTTCTGCCAATCGGTCGGCGTAGCCATGCGAATACCCGAGGGTGATGTCCTCGGGAATTGCATCGATCACTGCCTGGCACTTCGGAACGACGATGAGCTCGGCCTCGGGGTAGCTCGAACGGATCTCGCGAACGGCAGCGACGTGGTCGTCGACGTCCCCCGGCTCGTAGACGTCGCCGACCACGCCAACCTGTGGCTCGTACTCGAAGAAGCGATCGACGAATCGATCCAGATCGGGATTCCGGAAGTCGTTGTCGAGCATTCCAACGGGGAGATTGAGGTTTTGATACTGGTTTTCTTGATATCCACAGTCCTCCCGAAAGCCGGGAAGATATCCGAGGGCGAAGGCTCCGATAACGAACGGCGCTCGGTGCAGGAACGCAATGTAGTTGGTTTGTCTGGCAGCAGCGATGTCGCTCGCCGTACCGGTGGTCGGACTCAGATCGATGGACATAATTTCACTCGCGAGGCCGCTGTTGGCTGCCCCGCACCCCTTCGGGGCCGAAAAACGCTCTCTTTACAGGATT belongs to Halococcoides cellulosivorans and includes:
- a CDS encoding zinc-ribbon domain-containing protein, which translates into the protein MGLVSSLRRTVDGGLSTVWECRNCGETLSEDAAECPRCGAEDVARYEI
- a CDS encoding DUF6610 family protein gives rise to the protein MSIDLSPTTGTASDIAAARQTNYIAFLHRAPFVIGAFALGYLPGFREDCGYQENQYQNLNLPVGMLDNDFRNPDLDRFVDRFFEYEPQVGVVGDVYEPGDVDDHVAAVREIRSSYPEAELIVVPKCQAVIDAIPEDITLGYSHGYADRLAEEFSDPADWRGRRVHILGGSPPTQLEAIRQLTRPTLTDDPPADIVGLDWNGLHRGAQFGEFWTAGGWDNSGRDADHLTVRKTVRHSLGQVRGFWKHHGVWPETTPQEDDLTVTYEGPSPSDLDSAACTECGSNVWTSERGPYVAEYDTGALCGYCSYDCYFAHRHRNNLEEVAGEQSVSFPS